TTACTAGTATCACCGTCAAATTATTAATCATCCTCTAAATCATCATCACTTGGATCCTTATCTATTGTAGGATCAAGAGAGTTGGAAGGTATAGTAGAAGGAGGAGACACATCAGGAGggttgaaagaaaaataggagaagaaGGTTGAATATTAGGGTTAAAAGCATCACCCTCATTAATAGGGTTCAAAGATTCCTCACCTACCCCATTGTCACTTATACTGGGGACAAACTCCAAATCAAATAGGACCTGACAAGGTTCATTAACCCTATGTGAAATATACACCTCAAGTTCATCTCATTTTTTAACTTGCTGAAAATATCACAAATaactttatcatattttatttttatcaaataagatcccatttaacaaaaaaaaaaatcacactcTGTTGTATATCCTAGATATTGTATGTAGTCACTTGACTCAAAGTAGGACATCATATCAACATCCCTATCTAAGAACTCAGTCACAGTCCCACTAATATAATTAGGTGAGATGCCAAATACAATTTCTCCCACATGATGCCATCTTAAAGTTATCAGAATAAGAGACATTGAAAGATTTCTGAAAAAGCAACATTTCAACCACACGAACATATTAAAATCAGTAAgcaaaattataaatctcaaaaGTTGAACAAAACTCTCAGAAcactatttttagatatttttcacaGAAAAACAATACAAGCATCCACCCCCGCCCCCCGCTCCCCCCTCccccatccaaaaaaaaaatgcatttGCAACTATATATATTCTACTACAATACCCTAACAATAACACTAACATATGTGAAAAATCCTACAAATACGTAACACAaaataactcaataaattcaTATTGACataattttcactaaaataattcctacaaatgtatttttttctccaaaaaatcaCAAATGCAAAAAACCATCAGAAGTGAGAAACTACTTAAATGTAAAAAATTCTAACCTAtaaaatctttaatttcttgtttaATAGCCATTTTCTCTAAGAAATTGATCAACAAAGCTCCTAATTTAGCTCAATCTCTAGCAAAGTATGAATTTAGGTTAAtcgagaaagaaaaagaaagagtgaAGTGAGAGAAATTGACAAGAGTGAAGTGTGAGTTGTCTGATTAGTGGGGATTTGAAGGGACTTGGAGTGGGTTAAAAGGTTAAACCCGccctttattaaatatttatttaaattatttaattaaagagAGATTGTCCAATACGTGCATTTTTAAGTTTAGGATAGATGAAAATTCAGTCAAAATGATCTATTTACGAGGGTCTATGTAATTTTTGTAGGGTAATATGTTGCCCCAAAGTTAAAGTATCTTTTTACAAATCTCTATCAAATTCAATGgcatttttatgtctttttttttaatttatgtgttaGCGTAGAAGCAATTTCTTTTCTTGTATATTAAAACAAGGTATTAGAGTATATTACGATGTGtatgatttaaccttttgagacAATGTGATTTTTAGGATATTAATAGGTTAACAACAGTGGCATTTGAGTACCACAAAATCTTACAATTCTTGGTTGGACAAATTGGGAAAGAATAACATTGAATTGAGCCTACTTACGTCCAATATTTTTTCTTCGTGTAAACGAATGATATAAAGATGCGACGTCCTTTGCTAACTTGGTTTCAGAAAATAAGAATGCTTGATTCAAGGGAGAAGACAGAGGTGTTTATTTCCTTGACTTCTTGtgtgtttatttcttttttttttttaatttctgtaATAACAATTCTGGCTCGGCTAACAACTGGAACCCATGTTTGCAAATACAAAGTCGGTGTATGAAAGAAGAGCAACAATAACAAGAAGGATTGTGACAGACATCTATTCAGCACGATGACTGAGTTGAAAGTACAAAAATTAGACCTACTTTTTGGTTGAAAAAACGAAAGAGCTGTAGAACTCATAGAGGCTCCTCCATCAATTGattgaaattttggatcaaaATAGTATTGAATGAGGGATAATTTCGATAAATGGGTTTGTCAGATTTTTCATAACCAAAATGACAAAAACGCATGGATGGTGGAGTACCTTCAGTGTGTAATGTTCAGTTTAAAAATAGACAGCccattaaatatatttaacttGAACGTGCTCTATCAGCCATGAGCTTTTAATGAATCTTTtacattttgaagaaagactcATATAGTAAAAAACCACCTTCAACATTAATTTTacaattaaaaattctaaaaaagttTTCATTTTCTCAATGATGTGACAATAGGGACAGCTTTTTTCACACCTTAAGGGCTCATGTACACCAATGTACCTTCAAGTAAATTACGAAGACATCCTTAATTAGGTAGAGAGTCTTCTCCTCAAATGAATTTTTATCGTCACTCTTTATCATCATTTCATCTCAAGATAGATCCTACCAACTTTATTTTatacactaaaaaaaaaaataaaaaatttacaatattatttgaaatatgaaaatttaaaacattaatcaaCCATACAAATCAGGAAATATATCTCTAAAGCTAATTCTTTTTGTagttacttttaaaatttgtgtgtcaattttatcacatttattttttcattattatgtcTTTGCATTAATATTTTTTGCAATAAATTTTAATATGCTAGAAAATAAATTGcgatcacaaataaaatatgagaaaataaaattttttattaataaaataatagatttGATCCCACTAGGGTGTCAATTTGTTTGCAATAAATTTTAATGtgataaataataaattgtaatcacaaataaaatataaagaaataaaaatatttattgataaataatatgGGTACAAGTCTATTTGTCCTCTTGATtcttttctttgaattttcttcGTAACTTGAGGGTCATTAATAGCGAATTTCTCGAAGGTAGGAAggtttggatttgatctccatgaaaaaagagttttgtagATCATCTTGAAGtacttgattatcaagaagagagagtcttgatctctttgtgaatatttcataagtttataaaatttttgagatgtttCTTCAAGGAAATATATATTACCCTCTAAATAGacgtaatttagggtttaggttgatTAGTCTCCAAGCTATGTTTAGGGTACAGTAACCTTCAAAAATTCTAAAGAAATTTGATTAATCTTGTAGAATcctataaattttttatgtttataaatattatttctttttatcttatagaatatgaatataataaaaagTATTTCATTGAATCATTTTTatactattaatttatttaaagttATCTATTTGTTTGCTCTTTTTCACCTTATATGTATTGTTGTCTTTTTCATAATTGCCATACAAATTATGTTGTGATTTGTTTATTTGAATGTgatgataattaaaatatgattatAGGTATGTGACATTTGTGAAGAAGACTCTATTTAAGGGTATCTTCTTATTTAGCTTGAAGGTGCATTAATGCACATGAGTCTTTAACGTGTGAAAAGGTTGTCTCTATTGTCAAATCAGTGCAGAAAATGACAACTTTTTTAGATTCTTTGATTAAGCCCTTCTTCAGAATATAAAAGATTTACTGAAGGCTCATGACTAATAGAGCATTttcaatgtaaatatatttaatgaACCATTTATTTTTAAATGTGAAAATTACGTGCTCCATCATTCATGCGTTTTTACcattttgataatgacaaatcaGACAATCCCATTTGTTGGAACTGCCTCTCATTCAACACCATTTTGATCCAAATTCAATTGATGGAGCTACAAACTCAAGGGTTTAACTTAATTGAGGAAACGAGGTGTagtctctctcttttttttttctttttttattttgagatgatGTCTTCTTATATGATTTTGACGGGATCTGAACCTTGGGCCTCATCTTGTAGGATCAGTACATAATTGAAATTTATGGATTCTTATATGTGAAGCAATTCTATCAAAGGGCACAAACAGGAGATTAGTTAAAAGAAAGAGGCTTCACAGAAACTTCCTCTCATTCAGAACAAAGATACATTCCCTCCCTTTCCATTTCCTAGTTTATAAATGTTGGCATTTAAGCTTTCCGGCGATTAATATTTCCCAAGTCATTGTCGATTGTTAGAATCCTCAACTCTCTGCGCTGTTATCCTtgctctctttcttctttttcattgatCATGCATTAAAAATTTTCGGATGGGCTGCTATAGCCTCCCCAATACCAAGAGAAACAAACAATGAGCAAAAAACTTCTCATGTATGAAGCCCTCCGCTATGGTACTGATGCTGCTTTGAAGCATTCAACCCCAAATAAATTTCCCATTAAACATGATACTGCAGCTGGAACTTTCTACAGTATTTGACAAAAGCAAGTGAGCACACAGCAGCCTTCGTGACTAGGGATTTATATGCAGTGGCTAATTTCAAAACTTTTGAATAAAGAGGCTTCTTTTGGAGTTGGACACATTGCTAATATGGTAGGTTTCTTTCAAGCTTTTTCAATACAATTCCAGAGTTAATTTTCTCCGGTGTTCTATATACACTCGAATCATTATGCACTCATAAAAACGAAAGCAATTGATTCCACAAGGCATAATCACACAATGTTTCTAATGCAAAGAAATCTCCAATCCACAAACTTTTATAACCAGTGATGCAGATCTGGTAGTTTCCACTTCAAAAACATCCAAGGAGCGGTTTCTTTGGAGAAGTTCCAGTGGCACAGCATTTTGCGGCTATCTCCTCTGCATTAAGAAGATCTTCTCCACGTTTAGCTTCAATTATTGCTCTTTTTTCTTCTGCTGACTTGTGGAGTCGAGcaatcttatttttcattttctcaatGTACTCCGCCTTCTTTTTCAACAATTGCTCCTGCTCACCCACAAGATGTGTAAGGTTATAAAACAAGATGAGGACTTCTTCAGAGAAAAGATAGTAGAAGTTCCACATTTTTTCTTTGCTCAAATCGTATGATTATCTAGAACAAAGATGAACTCCTGATGTTCAAATACAACCACACTATGAATATTGGAAGCTAACATACAACCACAAATATGGTTATTgaagcagatctaagatgagcaCACAAGACAAGGATATGGTTTTTGAAGCATGAACACACATGGCTTGTATTAGCTAATATCAAACAGCACCATCAAATAAAATGGAAAGTGAACCACTACACGTGATTAGTCCAACAGGATTACTTCTTGTTAAGAACCCTGAAAACTATATACTGGAAGTTTTACTCTAGCGTCTAGCATTTCTTTTCACTGAAGAACACGATATAGGTGGATATTTAGACACTAAAAAACTATTATTGAACTAAGACAAGCAAACAGAAGATTTGTGATATCATGTGATCCCTCTtggacataaaataataaaaccacCAGAAGATGTAACCACTGTGACTCGTTAGACTACGGTACATAGCAAAATAGAAGAATGACTGCTCACCTCAGTCATTTTTAGATCAGCCTCCAAGCTTGCTTTCTTGCTGTTCTCCCATGCAAGAATTTCAGATATCTTTTTCTGAGCTCTGTCAACAAAGTGGGggaaaaaaagatttaaattacCAACTGTAGAGAAATTCATGCACAGTCATAATATTCCTGAGACAAATACATATCCTGTAATTCAGCAAAAAACTTTAATCTTTGGTCTCAAATTGTACTCATTACTGAATATAAAAACTACCATGGCAAAGCAGGTACATTCAGCTGTCAAATTAGTGGCAGGGGCTTCTCAGAAAACAGATTACGGGAAATTAACAGTGTTTTGCAAAAAGACATTACAAACAATCTGCAACTTACACTCTATGGTTGTAcaaatattgcaacatataaatatGTCACAGACGAGTCAACTGATTTTGGTTCACGTTTCACAAACTTATCAATTGCTAATGGATTAAGCAAGACAGTTTacacaataaaaaaaaagggcagcccggtgcactaaagctaccgttATGCGCGGTGTCTGGGGAAGGGCCCactacaagggtgtatcgtacgcagccttaccttgcatttctgtcagaggctgttcCAAGGCttaacccgtgacctcctggtcatatggCAGCAATTTTACTAGTTACTCCGAGGCTCCCCTTCCAAGACAGTTTACAAATAAATGAAAGAATTCTAGTTTCACTCCCTTCTTATCCATCAAGAACTAGATAGCAAAGGCCAGAAAAACATCAGTGTTTTTGAccgtccaaaagacataaccacgTGAAACAACTGTCATACAATTGATAAATTTACTCCAAGATATAGCTAATGAAATGGCTTCAAGACAAACAAGTTATAACACCATAACCCACAATGATTGTCAACTCAGGGATGTCAAATTTAATGTCAACCAGATCCCTTCCAAGTTAAACCAACCAACTGTAATAGTAGTTCAGAACATACAAGTTTTCAGCATGAAAAAGAATGTGCAGTTTCAGAACATACTTGTTTTCAGCTTTTGATTTCTCACTTACTTCCCATGCTTTGATTAGCGACAATCTTTTCTCTGTCGTTAATAGTGCAAGAGCTGCATCTGAAGATTACAAATACAAATTAGTTGTCATGGAGCTGTAGAGTGATTGATGAGGGAAAAAAATGGGAACACAATACAACAATCCTAAGTACCTCTGTCAATAGATCCCTTCTTCTCAACAGGTACTAGCGCTTCTGCCAAGGACATTAAATTTGCACAAAGAAGTTAGACAAAGGCTATATTGACCTCTAACGCAGTATAAATTATAGACTGCTGGAGAAGTGAAGATGGTCACTTTTTGGAAAATAACCACATAATATTAGCTCTCAATGAACTCCAATAATACATGGAGTAGAtcttttatgatattaatttaacatggaaaatttttaAGTGAAAGAAAAGGAGGAAGCAAAAAAAAGTTATCATCTGAAATAAAGTTATGCTGATCATTAAAATAGCCAATAGATTATCAGAAACACCATAGATTGGTAAAATTAGAGGggtaaattttttttcttttgataactAATTTCCCAATATATTAGTACTACTAGTTATTATCTGGTCGTGTTTGGACAATCAAAGATAACTCGTGGCATCTGATTAAACCCCTTTGAGAATTAGAACTCTGCgtgaattcaataaaaaatatacttcTATAGAACCACCGGGGCGGCTCAACCATTTCAGGGGCCTAATGTCACACTCTAACGGGGGCCTTAACTTGAAttcactttatatatatttatttatttaaaaatctattttctaGCTTTTTAAGATGCAAAATTACTAATATTTTCAAGTGAATTCTAGAGTCCTAGGAAGATTTGTACAGAGTAGAAATGAAGcaagagaaacagagcaacacccAGACTACTCCTTTCCCATATTCTACTTAATTAAAGGATGCCACTTCTCACAGAAGTCGGAGCAACCAGGAAATTCAGTCAGATGAACTGCAAAACAGAAAACACAGAAACAAAGTTGGATGAGATTATATACTAGATTCGGGTTCAACGATGGCAAGAGCTTTGGAATCATCGGATTTGTCTTCCGAAGGAGGTAGAGTAGATAATACGATGGCTTTCTCCTCCGCAACAGCTTCAGCGGTTTCCACTTTCTTGGCTTCTTCTTCGCTCATAACTAAAGGTACGTGTAACTGATAGTGAGGTTGAAAGTTATGTGTAATTGATAGGTGAAATAAATGCCGTCTTCAATACCAATAGTCCATAGGTTGAATAGGCCATAGGTCTGTCTAAATGAGAGAGAGAGCATAGCTTAGTTGGATTATGATTTGTACAGTGTTGTAAAGGACCCCATGTGTGAGCTGTCACAAGGCATTGCCAACCCCCTCTCATAaacttttcaaatatataaaggaaaaggtataaatataccTGAATTATGGTAAATAGTACACATATGTCCCTCATTATAGTATACTTATACTCTTTCCGTTAATGTTTAGGATTGCATATACCCCTAGAATTAACGGAGGGACACGTGTCCAAATCCTAGTGGTTGACCCATTTTTTAAAGTTATATTTaacttaaatatattaaattaccCAAATCAATTCCTATCAACCCGCACCCGATCTAGACCCGTCCACTCCATGAAATATTGAGAACAAACCCACAAAATTAACGGGAAGAGAGTGTCTTTGCTATGATTTTACACCATCTGTGTTTGTTAATGAGCAAGATATATTCAAATATAAGAAAGTTCTTAGGTGGTGCAGTTTCATCATTAAAGTTAACACTTTTGTGCAGCAAAGGAAAAGAGGAGAACCGACAGTTTACTAGCGAACAAATTGGATGAATCAGAGTTGCAAAATGCATTGCAGATATGGAAAAAAAGACATTCAATCTTCACCCCATGATTACTTCTCAAGTTTATTATAAGATTACAAGACGAAATTTTGGGAAGCTTATATTCAAGCATCTTCAGAGAAAATCACACTTCATTGGCTAAATTAGCCAACACTACTATTCAGAACCTCTCTCAGCCAGACTTCACACCGAAGCTTGCGCTTTGGAAATCTGTTGACAACGTTGCTGACACAGTGAAAAGCACTATAAAACTACAATATTCATGAGTTTATGTTATGCCAATCTATCCATGACTTCAGACTGGAGCTTATTGATCGGCTTTTTCACAGAGATCAAGCAAGTCCAAAGTTTGTAAAACCAATCAAGTGCGATTTATTAGGCGTTGCCAACATGATAATCTGACCACAATACTTGCATAAGGACTCAAAACTACGAAATAAGTTCTCATCTTACCTCGGGCACAGAGAGCTCAAGACGGAATTTGGGTCCATCATAGTGATTTCAAAACTGGTATAAAAGCATCTTCCTCCAACGGCTTACCAAGTTTATACCATTTGTATGAGGGTGTGAATTAGACATGATAACTTTACTAGATGATAAATAGTTATtaagtaataagtatttatttttaagtaaaatattttgtatat
The Capsicum annuum cultivar UCD-10X-F1 chromosome 6, UCD10Xv1.1, whole genome shotgun sequence DNA segment above includes these coding regions:
- the LOC107853475 gene encoding remorin gives rise to the protein MSEEEAKKVETAEAVAEEKAIVLSTLPPSEDKSDDSKALAIVEPESKALVPVEKKGSIDRDAALALLTTEKRLSLIKAWEVSEKSKAENKAQKKISEILAWENSKKASLEADLKMTEEQLLKKKAEYIEKMKNKIARLHKSAEEKRAIIEAKRGEDLLNAEEIAAKCCATGTSPKKPLLGCF